The DNA sequence AGCCCGGTGACCCGCTGCTCCTTCACCTCCTGGATCTTGGGcttgtccccaggtgccacggCCTTGCTCATGACGGTGAGGGCGTTGGCGTGGGTGACGGAGCGCACGGTGGCTGCGGCGAGCCAGGGCAGCCCGAAGAGCGCGAAGAAGCCGCCCATGGCCACGATGAGCAGGAGGTCGAGGTGGAAGCCGGAGCCCTTCTGCAGCATCCGCTCCTTCTTGCTGATGATCAGCCTGGGAGCCAGGGCACAGTTGGCACAGCACGCGCTCCCCCCGCCCCACCAGTGCCCCCTGCCCGCCCCCACTGCACTCACGTGGTGATCTGGGTCTCCATGAAGATGAGGATGAAGACAAGGATGGCGGGGAGGCCGCTGGCCACCATCATCCACACGGGGAAGGCACTCTGCACACCCAGGGGGTTGATCACCCAACCCCGCTTGTCTGGGGCTGTCACCGAGAACCCACTGGGCACACTCAGCTTCTGCAGGGGGAGGGGGAGACAAATGCTGAGAGGGCACGGGCTGTGCCCCATAgagtgaggggggctggggaggcaccaggacccccagcagCCAGACTCAGAGGCAGAGAGAAGGTCAGATGCTGGCACCGAGCaggtgcagccctgctgggagcaggagctgctgaccCGCAGCCaggacactgggatggggcaCAGGCATCCCTAGCAGGGTGTGGGATTAGGTGTCCTGCCCAGGCAGTGGATGGGTGGCTGCTCACCTGTGTGTAGGTGTCCTGGATGCTGTAGTCCACCAGCACCATCACCAGGATGGCGATGGGCACCCCAAAGTCCCCGATGAGCCTCCGGATCTGGGGGAAcaccagtgccagcctggccacagccctCCTGGTTCACCCCAGCCCCCCAGGCTCaccccagccccccagcccccaggctctccccagccccacgGTCTCACAGCCGTCCCCACGCACCCGTCCCGGGAAGAAGCGGCTGTTCTTGAACTTGCGCAGGAAGAAGGCGATGAAGAAGGTGCCAGCCATGAGCACGAGTGAGAGCAGCGCCGTGTTGGGCTGTCCCGTGACCTTGGTGACCCCGCGGGCAGCCGGGCTGGTGGCCAGGGCTGTGGCGTTGGCCACGGCCACGCTGCCGTTGCCCCAGGCCTCGGCCGAGGTGTTGGTGCTCAGGCAGCCGTGCAGGGGGTGCTCTTGGAAGATCTGGAGCGGGAGAATGGGATGCTCAGCCCCatcctgcctgccccagcccccctggcTCTCCCCCACAGCTCACCTTGGCCAGCTTGGAAAAGGTCTCATAGATGAAGATGAGGGAGATGAGAAAGGCAAAGATCTCCTGGGTGAAGCGGGAGACGAAGCGCACCAGGAAGCTGCCCTCAAAGGCCACCATGACCAGCACGATGAGGATGAGCCAAAAGCCGATCCAGACACGCCCCACCAGGTACTCCAGCTCGTTGGACGTGCAGAACTGCCCAGCCGTGCAGACAGACGGACGGACAGACGGGTGTCAGGACGGTCACGGGgtgggcagagccctggcagcagggctgtggggctgggtgggggtgtcccccagcccccaggGCAGACCCCAGCAGCTCACCGTGAAGAAGGCTTCCTCGAAGACCAGCAGCGGCCCCGAGAAGCCGATGACGAGCAGGGGCTGAGCACCCAGCAGGCAGAAGAGGACGCCCTGCAGCGACGTGGAGATGATCAGCTCCGACACCCCGATCAGGTCCTGCGTCTTCTCCCCTGCGGCAGCACAGGCTCAGGCACACATCGGGATGGGCCtgggtcacagccctgcctgcagcacacgCAGCGGGCAGCAccagcctgcctgcagcccccacagctgcaccagcctgcctgcagcccctgcagctgcaccagcctgcctgcagcccctgcagctgcaccacactgcctgcagcccccgCAGCTGCAccacactgcctgcagcccctgcagctgcaccagcctgcctgcagcccctgcagcagcaccagcctgactgcagcccctgcagctgcaccagcctgcctgcagcccctgcagctgcaccagactgcctgcagcccctgcagctgcaccacactgcctgcagcccctgcagctgcaccagccctgcctgcagctgcaccacacTGCCTGCAGGCCCTGCGGCTGCACCAGCCCCGCAGGCTCCACACCCCACTCACCCAGCAGCCCCCCGAAGGTGATGGCGGGCGACAGCGCGGCGAAGTAGATGAAGATGACGGCAGCAATGCACTGGGGGTCCAGCGCGTCACGGAAGTCGCTCAGGTAGTGGGGGTACCTCCGCCGCACGTCCCGGATCAGCCCCCCGAAGGGGCGGCCCGTGCGCCTCAGGGGGTCGTCGTCCTCCTCGGCCTCGTCCTCCACCACCTTCAgcttcagcagagctgggggcgaGCGGATGcacagacagacggacagacaGTGAGACCCCAAcagctgggacaccccaaaccctgccctggccccagccctggcacctttctcctcaggggacttgggctccagcagcagccttcgctcctgctccatcctctTCTTCAGCATCTCGCGCTGGAAGTGGGCGACGCTGCGCAGCAGCTCCTCGCCCTGCACCTCGGACGGCGGCAGCACCACGCTACAGTCCAGGAACTCGTTGATGGCATTCAGAAGGTCGTGACGGTCGTCAGCCAGGTAGGCAGCCTCGTGGAATTGCTGGGGGGCCGTGGCAGGGTCAGTGCCCACGCCACAGCTCCGAGGCTCCTGAGAGCCCGGTGTGGCAcagccccaaacccacagccctgggatggccctgtcctggcacagccctgagcccctgGCCCTGGCACCGCCCTGGCCCCCACCCAGTATGGGCACGAGACCCCAACATGGCAAGGCTCGACTGCTATCCTGGCATGGCCCCAAGCTCCCCAGCCCCAACAGGACTCCAAGCCCTCATCCTGGCATTTCTCTGAGACCCCAGCACTGGCATAACCTGGGCcctccagcccatcccatcTGAGTCCTGAGCTGCTGGCCCCATCACAGCCCCAAACGCTCAGTCCAGTGCTGTCTCAAGACCAAAGTCCCAGCACAAccctgagcccccagccctggcacaaaagccctgagctccctgcccagcacagcctcgAGCCCCcgccccagcagagccctgaacCCCCATCCTGGTACAGCCCCAACCCCCTCAACCGGGCACAGCCCGAGCCCCCGCCCGGCAGGGACCTTGTCGGACATGAGGGTGGAGATGGAGCGCCCAATCTCGTGGTAGTCCatgtgggtgctgctggggccCAGCAGCACGAAGAGGAACCGCACGGGCACGGGCACCTCCAGCACCGCGTCCAGCTCCACGGCCTCCTGCAGCCTCACAAAGGCCATGGTGGGCTGGTCCAGGAACTCcacacagcctgggggcacaggggcacagggtCACCAGGGTGCCTGGCATGCGGTGCCCacacccccagcctgcccaccccTCCATACCCACGAGCACCACTGTGGCCTCAGCGTTGTCCGGGAtcttctccagcagcttcagCTCGTGCTTTGACTTGGAGCGAGTGATGCCGGCGGGGGGTGTGGGCGTGAGGACCTCCCTCTGTGGGGACAGAGTGGGGGACGGGGGTCAGGGCCCTTCCCCAGGgcttgggcagggctggggccgtGGCACCCACCTCCCGCTCCACGTCGACGCGCGTGTCGTGCTCGCCGGCGTGGCCAGCGATGAGGGGCTCGGTGACGGCTGGCTCGCTGCCCTCGGCCACGTGGTTGGTGCTGTGGTGGTGCACGagcagggagcccaggctgCCCGCCGAGATGTTCCGCGGGAAGGAGAACTCCTTCTCGTCGCTCGGGTGGCTGCgggacagggccagggctgTCCGTGCTGGCCCAGCGGCACAGCCAGCGCCAGGATCCCAggggcagcctcagccccacagcgcagggagcacagcccggGGGCGAGGGGCTGTGTTCGTGCCCCCCTGCCCACCTGTGCTTGAGCAGCAGCGCCCGCAGCACGTTGGCACGGTCCTCAGCCCGGATCTGGTCCGTGATGACCATCTGCTCCACCACCTGGTGAGCCACCCCTGGCAGCGTCTTTTGGTCCAGGTCCAGGAGCACGGCCCCTGCACAACAGAGGgggtgctgagcagggacaggactcCACCTCAGGGCCCCACGGGGTGGTCTCCACCTCCCTACCGTGGGCCAGGGTCTTGCGGAGCTCCAGGAGGCTGCGGAAGGAGAGGGAGGCCACGTGTGGCTTGCCCCAGCGGTCTGTCTCCTCCTCCACGTCCTCCTCAAACTTGATCCAGCGCGCCGTCTCCttccactgcagctcctggttcTTGTCCACCACCAGCTCGTTCAGCTCCACAaacacctgcagcacagccgGGTCAGTGCTGTGACCCCGGGGCCTGTCCCTGcccgtccctgctgtccctgccaggagccacACCTCGTGGGGCTGCCGGTCCTGCTTGCGCTGCCGCGTGCTGGGCTCCTTGTGGTCCTTGCTGACGTGCACCACCTGTGCCTTGGCGCTCTTCCGCACCAGGTGCCGGCGCACGCCCGGCACGTCCTCGAAGCGGTGACCTGGGGGGGTCAGCAGTGGGGTGGCCCTGCCTCTCACACCCAGCGCAGGGGACACTGAGCCCTGCCACGGGCGGCAGGGAGCTGTGCGAGGTATCCTGCCAGGGATGGCTCAGGGCACAGCCATCATCCCACTGCTGGGGGcaagtgctgcagctctgggggtcACTTGGTCACTGCCAGCAATGCCACCAATCCAGGTGGCTCCTGGCACCGGGGTCACctgctccctgtgtgcccaCCCATGGCCACTGGCAcaggggctctgccctggctgcactCCCCTGGGAGCTCCACAGCATCACCCACCACCCTGAGAGCCCTGGGTGTGAATCCCTGGGGTGCTGAAGGCCCAGGGGAGCCACCACCACCTCTACTGCTGGCACTggctccagctgccctgggcccagctcctggccacGTTCCACAGGGACTcggcccagccctggcaccaggGATGGATCCCCTGTGGTTGTGCCTAGCACTGGGAGCAGAGTCAGTGcctgcacccagcccagctTGGTGCAGCCCCAAGGCAACCCGGCACTGCCACTCcaccatcccaaacccaccatccccagcactgccagccccaccatcccagccccaccatcccaaacccaccatCCCAACcccaccatccccagcactgccaccccaCTGTCCCAAACCCACCATCCCAGCCCcaccatcccaaacccaccatCCCAACcccaccatccccagcactgccagcccactgtccccagccccgctgcACTGTCCCAGCCCGCTCGCCTGACACAGAGTGGCcggcagggcagccccaggtgcACGGCCCCCCCTCACTCACTCTTCATGTAGTCCAGGTCGGCCGAGGCCAGGGTCTGTGCCTCCGACTCGTCCGTGGGCATGCTCTGGTAGCGGTCCTGCCCGGCTGCCGTCATGCTGCCGATGCAGCGCCGCTCGTGCAGGTTGTAGCTGCGGTGCCCCGGCTGCGACTTGGGCGCAGGGCGGCCGGGGGACCCGGCCTCGGGGGCTGCCCCCTCCCCCGGAGCCCCCTGCTCTGCATCGGGGCTGCAAGGCAGGAGCCCGGCTCAGTGCCGAGCCCGCTCTGCACCCCAGTGCTGCCCCGGGCTACGGGAGGGGCTGTCCAGAGGATGCTGCGCTCCCCAGGAGCCCCCGCTCACCTGCCGGGCTGGGCTTCCTGCGGGGCCGCGCCCGCTCGGGGCTCGGGCGGGGAGCCGGGCGGTGCGGCGGGGGCCGcaggctcctctgcctgccGGTCGGCCACCTCGTCCTCCTGCAGGAAGAACTGCGGGCAGCGGGTGAGCCGGCTGCCGGGGAGCCTGTCTCCCTGGCACGGCAGCACCGGGCCCGCTCCTCtggtgcccagctgtgcccggaCAGGGGGCACGGCGCTgccccaccctgccctgccctcacctgcacCGCCTCGGCTGGCCCGGGCTGCCGCAGCTCCTCCGCCGAGCGCTCCGTCTCCGTGTCGCACGcgtcatcctcatcctcctcggcCTCCTCGATGGTGGGGGTCTCTCCGGGGACGGAGGCGCGCCGGGccttctttttgccttttttcggGACCCCCTTCTTGCGGCGGGCGTCAGAGGGCAGGTGCGTGGAGAGCGGGTGGTGGATGTGGTGGGACGACTGGCGGTGGTCTGGGGGGAGCGGCACTTGGTGCTGTGTTCCCTGCCCATTTCCTGCCAGCTCCCCACTCCCTGCTTGCCCCCTGTGcgctccctgcccctgccccgctCCGTGCCCGCCCTTGGCCCCGCTCACACTCGAAGTCCTCCTCGCCGTAGCTGCGCCCGGCCTCCTCGGCGTTGCGGGGGTGAGCGTCGTTCAGGATCTCCTCGAAGCGCTCCACGCCCAGGGCCTTGTTCaggtccttctcctcctcctcctcctggccgAAGGCAGGCGAGCCGGCGCCCAGCGCCTCCTGCTCGGGCTGCGGGCGGGAGCGGGGATGAGCGGGCACCCGGCAGCGCGGGCACCGCCGCCA is a window from the Passer domesticus isolate bPasDom1 chromosome 1, bPasDom1.hap1, whole genome shotgun sequence genome containing:
- the SLC4A2 gene encoding anion exchange protein 2 isoform X1, which gives rise to MTHSQVSSELHHIVSSAFQSPEQEALGAGSPAFGQEEEEEKDLNKALGVERFEEILNDAHPRNAEEAGRSYGEEDFEYHRQSSHHIHHPLSTHLPSDARRKKGVPKKGKKKARRASVPGETPTIEEAEEDEDDACDTETERSAEELRQPGPAEAVQFFLQEDEVADRQAEEPAAPAAPPGSPPEPRAGAAPQEAQPGSPDAEQGAPGEGAAPEAGSPGRPAPKSQPGHRSYNLHERRCIGSMTAAGQDRYQSMPTDESEAQTLASADLDYMKSHRFEDVPGVRRHLVRKSAKAQVVHVSKDHKEPSTRQRKQDRQPHEVFVELNELVVDKNQELQWKETARWIKFEEDVEEETDRWGKPHVASLSFRSLLELRKTLAHGAVLLDLDQKTLPGVAHQVVEQMVITDQIRAEDRANVLRALLLKHSHPSDEKEFSFPRNISAGSLGSLLVHHHSTNHVAEGSEPAVTEPLIAGHAGEHDTRVDVEREREVLTPTPPAGITRSKSKHELKLLEKIPDNAEATVVLVGCVEFLDQPTMAFVRLQEAVELDAVLEVPVPVRFLFVLLGPSSTHMDYHEIGRSISTLMSDKQFHEAAYLADDRHDLLNAINEFLDCSVVLPPSEVQGEELLRSVAHFQREMLKKRMEQERRLLLEPKSPEEKGARAGARAGFGVSQLLGSHCLSVCLCIRSPPALLKLKVVEDEAEEDDDPLRRTGRPFGGLIRDVRRRYPHYLSDFRDALDPQCIAAVIFIYFAALSPAITFGGLLGEKTQDLIGVSELIISTSLQGVLFCLLGAQPLLVIGFSGPLLVFEEAFFTFCTSNELEYLVGRVWIGFWLILIVLVMVAFEGSFLVRFVSRFTQEIFAFLISLIFIYETFSKLAKIFQEHPLHGCLSTNTSAEAWGNGSVAVANATALATSPAARGVTKVTGQPNTALLSLVLMAGTFFIAFFLRKFKNSRFFPGRIRRLIGDFGVPIAILVMVLVDYSIQDTYTQKLSVPSGFSVTAPDKRGWVINPLGVQSAFPVWMMVASGLPAILVFILIFMETQITTLIISKKERMLQKGSGFHLDLLLIVAMGGFFALFGLPWLAAATVRSVTHANALTVMSKAVAPGDKPKIQEVKEQRVTGLLVAVLVGLSIVIGDLLRQIPLAVLFGIFLYMGVTSLNGIQFYERLQLLLMPPKHHPDVTYVKKVRTLRMHLFTGLQLACLAVLWAVMSTVASLAFPFILILTVPLRMCLLSRIFTDREMKCLDAAEAEPILDEREGVDEYNEMPMPV
- the SLC4A2 gene encoding anion exchange protein 2 isoform X3, with translation MTHSQVSSELHHIVSSAFQSPEQEALGAGSPAFGQEEEEEKDLNKALGVERFEEILNDAHPRNAEEAGRSYGEEDFEYHRQSSHHIHHPLSTHLPSDARRKKGVPKKGKKKARRASVPGETPTIEEAEEDEDDACDTETERSAEELRQPGPAEAVQFFLQEDEVADRQAEEPAAPAAPPGSPPEPRAGAAPQEAQPGSPDAEQGAPGEGAAPEAGSPGRPAPKSQPGHRSYNLHERRCIGSMTAAGQDRYQSMPTDESEAQTLASADLDYMKSHRFEDVPGVRRHLVRKSAKAQVVHVSKDHKEPSTRQRKQDRQPHEVFVELNELVVDKNQELQWKETARWIKFEEDVEEETDRWGKPHVASLSFRSLLELRKTLAHGAVLLDLDQKTLPGVAHQVVEQMVITDQIRAEDRANVLRALLLKHSHPSDEKEFSFPRNISAGSLGSLLVHHHSTNHVAEGSEPAVTEPLIAGHAGEHDTRVDVEREREVLTPTPPAGITRSKSKHELKLLEKIPDNAEATVVLVGCVEFLDQPTMAFVRLQEAVELDAVLEVPVPVRFLFVLLGPSSTHMDYHEIGRSISTLMSDKQFHEAAYLADDRHDLLNAINEFLDCSVVLPPSEVQGEELLRSVAHFQREMLKKRMEQERRLLLEPKSPEEKALLKLKVVEDEAEEDDDPLRRTGRPFGGLIRDVRRRYPHYLSDFRDALDPQCIAAVIFIYFAALSPAITFGGLLGEKTQDLIGVSELIISTSLQGVLFCLLGAQPLLVIGFSGPLLVFEEAFFTFCTSNELEYLVGRVWIGFWLILIVLVMVAFEGSFLVRFVSRFTQEIFAFLISLIFIYETFSKLAKIFQEHPLHGCLSTNTSAEAWGNGSVAVANATALATSPAARGVTKVTGQPNTALLSLVLMAGTFFIAFFLRKFKNSRFFPGRIRRLIGDFGVPIAILVMVLVDYSIQDTYTQKLSVPSGFSVTAPDKRGWVINPLGVQSAFPVWMMVASGLPAILVFILIFMETQITTLIISKKERMLQKGSGFHLDLLLIVAMGGFFALFGLPWLAAATVRSVTHANALTVMSKAVAPGDKPKIQEVKEQRVTGLLVAVLVGLSIVIGDLLRQIPLAVLFGIFLYMGVTSLNGIQFYERLQLLLMPPKHHPDVTYVKKVRTLRMHLFTGLQLACLAVLWAVMSTVASLAFPFILILTVPLRMCLLSRIFTDREMKCLDAAEAEPILDEREGVDEYNEMPMPV
- the SLC4A2 gene encoding anion exchange protein 2 isoform X2, with product MTQPEQEALGAGSPAFGQEEEEEKDLNKALGVERFEEILNDAHPRNAEEAGRSYGEEDFEYHRQSSHHIHHPLSTHLPSDARRKKGVPKKGKKKARRASVPGETPTIEEAEEDEDDACDTETERSAEELRQPGPAEAVQFFLQEDEVADRQAEEPAAPAAPPGSPPEPRAGAAPQEAQPGSPDAEQGAPGEGAAPEAGSPGRPAPKSQPGHRSYNLHERRCIGSMTAAGQDRYQSMPTDESEAQTLASADLDYMKSHRFEDVPGVRRHLVRKSAKAQVVHVSKDHKEPSTRQRKQDRQPHEVFVELNELVVDKNQELQWKETARWIKFEEDVEEETDRWGKPHVASLSFRSLLELRKTLAHGAVLLDLDQKTLPGVAHQVVEQMVITDQIRAEDRANVLRALLLKHSHPSDEKEFSFPRNISAGSLGSLLVHHHSTNHVAEGSEPAVTEPLIAGHAGEHDTRVDVEREREVLTPTPPAGITRSKSKHELKLLEKIPDNAEATVVLVGCVEFLDQPTMAFVRLQEAVELDAVLEVPVPVRFLFVLLGPSSTHMDYHEIGRSISTLMSDKQFHEAAYLADDRHDLLNAINEFLDCSVVLPPSEVQGEELLRSVAHFQREMLKKRMEQERRLLLEPKSPEEKGARAGARAGFGVSQLLGSHCLSVCLCIRSPPALLKLKVVEDEAEEDDDPLRRTGRPFGGLIRDVRRRYPHYLSDFRDALDPQCIAAVIFIYFAALSPAITFGGLLGEKTQDLIGVSELIISTSLQGVLFCLLGAQPLLVIGFSGPLLVFEEAFFTFCTSNELEYLVGRVWIGFWLILIVLVMVAFEGSFLVRFVSRFTQEIFAFLISLIFIYETFSKLAKIFQEHPLHGCLSTNTSAEAWGNGSVAVANATALATSPAARGVTKVTGQPNTALLSLVLMAGTFFIAFFLRKFKNSRFFPGRIRRLIGDFGVPIAILVMVLVDYSIQDTYTQKLSVPSGFSVTAPDKRGWVINPLGVQSAFPVWMMVASGLPAILVFILIFMETQITTLIISKKERMLQKGSGFHLDLLLIVAMGGFFALFGLPWLAAATVRSVTHANALTVMSKAVAPGDKPKIQEVKEQRVTGLLVAVLVGLSIVIGDLLRQIPLAVLFGIFLYMGVTSLNGIQFYERLQLLLMPPKHHPDVTYVKKVRTLRMHLFTGLQLACLAVLWAVMSTVASLAFPFILILTVPLRMCLLSRIFTDREMKCLDAAEAEPILDEREGVDEYNEMPMPV